A genome region from Methanoculleus sp. SDB includes the following:
- a CDS encoding threonine dehydratase, with translation MLTPAEIRDAATAIAGRVIRTPVVYSPTFSAMTGARVYLKLENLQKGGSFKVRGATFMIHTLKGRIGPRGVIAASAGNHAQGVAIAARDAGISATIVMPEWVSISKEAATRCYGADVILYGHSLDESIGHARERESAGYTFIHPFDEAAVIAGQGTVGLEICEDLPDTDMIIVPVGGGGLIAGIATAAKAHNREIRVIGAEALSCPSYSEAKKQGRPVRVPVSPSIADGIMVNPVGDLPFSVMQALVDDVVLVDEPDIIRAVNLVLERKKVLAEGAGVVGLAALLAGLVPVTPGSTVVVVISGGNIDSPLLDRILRHGLLASDRILHLSVTIDDEAGTLARLLALIAGERANILHIRHTRSDRSLPLRTVRMEIELETRGAAHNEAIVEAVRHGGYDVGPAS, from the coding sequence ATGCTCACGCCTGCCGAGATCCGGGATGCCGCCACCGCCATTGCCGGCCGCGTCATCCGGACACCTGTCGTCTATTCACCCACATTCAGCGCCATGACGGGTGCACGGGTGTATCTGAAGCTTGAAAACCTCCAGAAAGGGGGCTCCTTTAAGGTGCGGGGCGCAACTTTCATGATTCACACGCTGAAGGGGCGGATCGGGCCACGCGGCGTAATCGCGGCATCGGCAGGAAACCATGCGCAGGGGGTGGCAATCGCCGCACGGGATGCAGGGATTTCCGCCACGATTGTGATGCCCGAGTGGGTTTCGATATCAAAAGAAGCTGCAACGCGCTGTTACGGCGCGGATGTCATTCTGTACGGTCATTCTCTTGACGAGAGCATCGGGCACGCACGGGAGCGGGAGTCGGCGGGATATACGTTCATCCATCCCTTCGACGAGGCTGCGGTCATTGCCGGTCAGGGGACGGTCGGACTTGAAATCTGCGAAGACCTCCCTGATACTGACATGATCATCGTGCCGGTCGGAGGCGGAGGGCTCATCGCCGGCATCGCGACGGCTGCAAAAGCGCACAACCGGGAAATCCGCGTCATCGGTGCCGAAGCGCTGTCCTGTCCGTCGTATTCGGAGGCGAAAAAACAGGGGAGGCCTGTCCGGGTACCGGTCTCGCCGTCGATTGCGGACGGAATCATGGTCAATCCCGTAGGAGATCTGCCCTTCTCTGTCATGCAGGCGCTGGTGGACGATGTCGTGCTCGTCGACGAACCGGACATTATTCGTGCGGTGAACCTCGTGCTCGAACGGAAAAAAGTCCTCGCCGAAGGGGCTGGTGTCGTGGGCCTTGCAGCACTTCTCGCCGGGCTGGTGCCGGTCACCCCCGGCAGTACGGTCGTCGTGGTAATCAGCGGTGGTAATATCGACAGCCCGCTTCTTGACCGCATCCTGCGCCACGGGCTTCTCGCTTCCGATCGAATTCTGCATCTCTCGGTTACAATCGACGACGAAGCCGGAACCCTGGCCCGGCTGCTCGCCCTTATCGCAGGGGAGCGGGCTAATATCCTGCATATCCGTCATACCCGTTCGGACCGAAGCCTCCCGCTGCGGACCGTTCGGATGGAGATCGAGCTTGAAACCCGTGGTGCCGCTCACAACGAGGCAATTGTCGAAGCAGTCCGCCACGGCGGATACGATGTGGGGCCGGCATCGTAG
- a CDS encoding 4Fe-4S ferredoxin, which yields MTSNVYFADFKHRTAGESTVSMLDRLFAGSGCGSIIEEGDLVAVKVHFGERGCDTYTSPVHVRSIVNAVRAAGGRPFLTDTNTLYSGGRRNAPDHIETAIAHGFAYAVAGASILIADGISGGNARDVRIRGRHFDRVIIAGDIVEADAMIVVSHFKGHIVAGFGGAIKNLGMGCATRAGKHEQHSVLQPVVLADLCTGCGTCSAVCPENAVAVSEAEPARITQERCVSCGQCVDSCPEEAMVFDWEQGITPFTERMVEYALGAIAGKREKTGFINFAVNITPHCDCAPWSDPPIVPDIGVLASCDPVAIDTASLDLVNLEAGCYKAGNGGPCSDTFTDVWPHTNGELQLSYAETIGLGTRSYELIRI from the coding sequence ATGACAAGCAACGTCTATTTTGCCGATTTCAAGCACCGAACAGCCGGGGAGAGCACCGTCTCGATGCTCGACCGGCTCTTCGCCGGGTCAGGATGCGGATCGATTATTGAGGAGGGGGATCTTGTGGCTGTCAAGGTCCACTTCGGCGAAAGGGGCTGTGACACCTATACCAGTCCCGTACACGTCCGGAGCATCGTTAACGCGGTCCGTGCTGCCGGCGGACGGCCGTTTCTCACCGATACGAACACCCTGTATTCGGGGGGGCGGCGGAACGCTCCGGATCATATCGAAACGGCAATCGCCCACGGATTTGCGTATGCGGTTGCCGGCGCATCCATCCTTATCGCTGACGGAATCTCCGGAGGAAACGCCCGGGACGTGCGGATACGGGGGAGGCACTTTGACCGGGTCATAATCGCGGGCGACATCGTGGAAGCTGACGCGATGATTGTAGTATCGCATTTCAAAGGCCACATCGTCGCCGGCTTCGGCGGCGCGATCAAGAATCTCGGCATGGGATGCGCCACGCGTGCGGGCAAGCACGAACAGCACTCGGTGCTCCAGCCGGTTGTGCTCGCGGACCTGTGTACGGGCTGCGGAACCTGCTCCGCCGTCTGTCCCGAAAACGCCGTGGCCGTCAGTGAGGCAGAGCCTGCCCGGATCACGCAGGAACGGTGCGTATCGTGCGGCCAGTGCGTCGATTCATGCCCCGAGGAAGCGATGGTGTTCGACTGGGAGCAGGGGATCACGCCGTTTACCGAGCGCATGGTCGAATACGCGCTCGGTGCGATTGCCGGGAAACGGGAAAAAACCGGATTTATCAATTTCGCGGTCAATATCACCCCGCACTGTGACTGTGCCCCGTGGAGTGATCCCCCGATCGTTCCCGATATCGGCGTACTTGCGTCCTGTGATCCTGTCGCAATCGATACTGCGTCATTGGACCTTGTGAATCTAGAGGCAGGATGTTATAAAGCGGGGAACGGCGGTCCGTGCAGCGACACGTTCACGGATGTCTGGCCGCATACGAACGGAGAGCTCCAGCTTTCCTATGCCGAAACCATCGGCCTCGGAACCCGCAGTTACGAGCTTATCCGCATCTGA